Proteins encoded in a region of the Gallalistipes aquisgranensis genome:
- a CDS encoding RagB/SusD family nutrient uptake outer membrane protein — protein MKTKYYILSLCTAAAAFFSCTDASSLLDREDVGTLYESDVFRNPAYARYFVNDIYYHLPGADWTPGTGYQPKSTWYGAYLECATDNAEARRLDSDAQHFNEGNWNAESMPLGDVWANDYAQIRACNKFLENYESITPISGVASAEEIEYLRGQVIFLRALFYADLAKHFGGVPVVEKVLHFDSPELQSSRWKFADLVDYIVSQCDEAAAIFREVEGAITEDTFGRANEGVAMSLKAQVLTMAASPLFNRPAGYPQYDSGDPNVALWRYPDYDPERWRRAADALGAVIQSGKYSLWTSKSGTKTAYETYFVTRDTRQESIFSSLKGPDITLYYSCLPFDFMLINGKGSPVCYNLPTYDLVASYEMANGMLPEQEGSGYRPLHPFSGRDPRLEATVWHDGSTFCGIEFQTWRRETTSQKQNGKDYITGYSRTGFFMKKFLDVDLNPNNKVTLPNSMPIIRYADILLMYAEALNEYYDMPSAIPGDSACWAINQVRSRAGMPDVAETFANRGWTLDRDNLRKLIYNERRVEFAFENQRFWDVRRCMIGPETQRAVHELDIVLKDDDKTRIYTVKQMEKRSFENYMNLMPIPQSEINKNRNLVQNWGWAPASLN, from the coding sequence ATGAAAACGAAATATTATATCCTGTCCCTGTGCACGGCGGCCGCTGCGTTCTTCTCCTGCACCGATGCCTCCTCCCTGTTGGACCGGGAGGATGTGGGAACCCTGTACGAGAGCGATGTGTTCCGTAATCCCGCCTATGCGCGCTATTTTGTGAACGATATTTATTACCATTTGCCGGGAGCGGATTGGACTCCGGGCACCGGTTACCAGCCCAAGAGCACGTGGTACGGGGCCTATCTGGAATGTGCGACCGACAATGCCGAGGCACGCCGGCTGGATTCCGATGCCCAGCACTTCAACGAGGGAAACTGGAATGCGGAGTCGATGCCGCTGGGCGACGTGTGGGCGAACGACTATGCCCAGATACGCGCCTGCAACAAGTTCCTGGAGAATTACGAGTCGATCACCCCGATCTCCGGAGTCGCCAGTGCGGAGGAGATCGAGTACCTGCGCGGACAGGTGATCTTCCTGCGTGCGCTCTTCTATGCCGATCTGGCCAAACATTTCGGCGGGGTGCCCGTAGTCGAGAAAGTGCTTCATTTCGATTCGCCGGAATTGCAGTCCTCCCGCTGGAAATTCGCCGATCTGGTCGATTATATCGTATCCCAGTGCGACGAGGCGGCCGCGATTTTCCGTGAGGTGGAGGGTGCGATTACGGAAGATACGTTCGGCCGTGCCAACGAGGGGGTGGCCATGTCCCTGAAAGCGCAGGTGCTGACGATGGCAGCCAGTCCGCTCTTCAACCGTCCGGCCGGTTATCCGCAGTACGATTCGGGCGATCCGAACGTGGCCCTGTGGCGGTATCCCGATTACGATCCGGAGCGCTGGCGGCGTGCGGCCGATGCTTTGGGTGCTGTTATCCAGTCCGGAAAATACTCCCTGTGGACCTCCAAGTCGGGTACGAAAACCGCCTATGAAACCTATTTCGTCACGCGGGATACCCGTCAGGAGTCGATCTTCTCCAGCCTGAAAGGTCCGGACATCACGCTCTATTACAGTTGCCTGCCTTTCGACTTCATGCTCATCAACGGAAAGGGCAGTCCGGTGTGCTACAACCTGCCGACCTACGACCTGGTAGCTTCGTACGAGATGGCCAACGGCATGCTGCCCGAACAGGAGGGTTCGGGCTACCGTCCCCTGCACCCCTTCTCCGGCCGCGATCCGCGTCTGGAGGCGACCGTATGGCACGACGGATCGACTTTTTGCGGCATCGAGTTCCAGACCTGGCGCCGGGAAACCACCTCGCAGAAACAGAACGGGAAGGACTATATCACCGGATACTCCCGCACCGGTTTCTTCATGAAGAAGTTTCTCGACGTGGATCTGAATCCGAACAACAAGGTGACCCTGCCCAACAGCATGCCGATCATCCGTTACGCCGATATCCTGCTGATGTATGCCGAGGCGCTGAACGAATATTATGACATGCCTTCCGCAATTCCGGGTGACAGCGCCTGCTGGGCGATCAACCAGGTGCGCAGCCGTGCCGGCATGCCTGACGTGGCGGAGACTTTCGCCAACAGGGGCTGGACGCTTGACCGTGACAATCTGCGCAAGCTGATCTACAACGAGCGGCGCGTGGAGTTCGCCTTCGAGAACCAGCGTTTCTGGGACGTGCGCCGCTGCATGATCGGTCCGGAGACGCAGCGGGCCGTGCATGAGCTGGACATCGTGCTCAAGGATGACGACAAAACCCGTATCTACACCGTGAAACAGATGGAGAAGCGGAGTTTCGAGAATTACATGAACCTGATGCCCATCCCCCAGTCGGAGATCAACAAGAACCGCAATCTAGTCCAGAACTGGGGCTGGGCGCCTGCATCTCTCAACTAA
- a CDS encoding formylglycine-generating enzyme family protein, which yields MKNIIKIGICGLFALAALASCKQEDIVEPDVQVFTYEFSEITRTSAVGTAYITENRIGTIEAKGFCWGETSSPTVNDHKAEITGGEPIGTFTLPISGLDVATTYYGRSFVTVAGAVHYGNEITFTTLAAPSEGWCLIDEVTNITAISADVVMQIADNGGNEVLEYGICYNQTGDPTVENDTKVVAEQGGFEFTAALTGLSQLTQYFVKPYFITAEYGVVYGEQVDFTTSTFIKSVAAFPGFRTAYLTAQVVMDAGSETTERGICWGTEPDITVETAEYAAVGQGIGNFYTLASGLEKGSTYYMRAYAKNAEGTFYGEAIQFTTRTGEILPNFSKDQMVLVEHGTYDMGEPNTETISSCITADTYGKEPVHRVTISRDFYMCKYEVTNEQLCAFLNVYQSTRRRDYDQAIYNGSGRTFSFNVSGSAPNLRFTPVSGCNQKPASNFTWGCASQFCEWLSAELGVTVRMPTEAEWEFAARGGNLSQGYTYSGSNNSSEVAVYTNSKTGPSIVGSKKPNELGIYDMSGNVFEYCSDAFDMDFYLDQVGKTTVDPENVTSAKNAQRVIRSGSFRHNAYFRVSARGKTTNEADCGNHSGLRLVMNSLPSEL from the coding sequence ATGAAAAACATCATAAAAATAGGAATCTGCGGCCTGTTCGCGCTGGCTGCGCTGGCTTCCTGCAAACAGGAGGACATCGTCGAACCGGACGTGCAGGTCTTTACGTACGAATTCTCGGAGATTACCCGTACCAGTGCGGTGGGTACCGCCTACATCACGGAAAACCGGATCGGAACGATCGAGGCGAAGGGTTTCTGCTGGGGCGAAACCTCTTCTCCGACCGTAAACGACCATAAGGCGGAGATCACGGGCGGCGAGCCGATCGGAACGTTCACCCTTCCCATCTCGGGTCTGGATGTCGCCACCACCTATTACGGCCGCTCCTTCGTCACCGTGGCGGGAGCGGTGCACTACGGCAACGAAATCACTTTCACCACGCTGGCCGCTCCTTCGGAAGGCTGGTGCCTGATCGACGAGGTGACGAACATCACGGCCATTTCCGCCGATGTCGTCATGCAGATCGCCGACAACGGAGGAAATGAAGTGCTGGAATACGGTATCTGTTACAACCAGACCGGCGATCCCACCGTGGAGAACGATACGAAGGTCGTTGCGGAGCAGGGCGGTTTCGAATTTACGGCCGCACTCACGGGGCTGTCGCAGCTTACCCAGTATTTCGTGAAACCTTACTTCATAACGGCCGAATACGGAGTGGTGTACGGCGAGCAGGTCGACTTCACGACTTCGACCTTCATCAAGAGCGTCGCTGCCTTCCCGGGCTTCCGGACGGCCTATCTGACGGCCCAGGTCGTCATGGATGCCGGATCGGAGACCACCGAACGCGGTATCTGCTGGGGTACGGAGCCCGACATAACCGTCGAAACGGCGGAGTATGCCGCAGTCGGCCAGGGCATCGGTAATTTCTATACGCTGGCGAGCGGACTGGAGAAAGGGTCGACTTACTACATGCGTGCCTATGCCAAAAATGCCGAAGGCACCTTCTACGGTGAGGCGATCCAGTTCACGACCCGGACGGGAGAGATTCTGCCCAACTTCTCGAAAGACCAGATGGTGCTCGTCGAGCACGGAACCTACGACATGGGCGAACCCAATACGGAGACGATTTCCTCCTGCATTACCGCGGATACTTACGGTAAGGAGCCTGTTCACCGGGTGACCATTTCGCGCGACTTCTACATGTGCAAGTACGAGGTGACCAACGAGCAGCTCTGTGCCTTCCTGAACGTCTACCAGAGTACGCGCCGCCGCGATTACGACCAGGCGATCTACAATGGCAGCGGACGTACCTTCTCGTTCAATGTATCGGGCTCTGCACCCAACCTGAGATTCACGCCGGTTTCGGGCTGTAATCAAAAGCCCGCCTCCAACTTCACCTGGGGCTGCGCCTCCCAGTTCTGCGAATGGCTTTCCGCCGAGTTGGGCGTGACGGTGCGCATGCCGACCGAGGCCGAGTGGGAGTTCGCCGCACGCGGAGGAAACCTCAGCCAGGGCTATACGTACAGCGGCAGCAACAACAGTTCCGAAGTGGCCGTATATACAAACAGCAAGACCGGTCCGAGCATCGTCGGTTCCAAGAAGCCTAACGAGCTGGGTATCTACGATATGTCCGGAAACGTCTTCGAGTATTGTTCGGATGCCTTCGACATGGACTTCTATCTGGACCAGGTGGGCAAGACCACGGTCGATCCGGAGAACGTCACCTCGGCTAAGAACGCCCAGCGTGTCATCCGAAGCGGAAGTTTCCGTCACAACGCCTATTTCCGGGTTTCCGCCCGCGGTAAGACCACGAACGAAGCCGATTGCGGCAACCATTCCGGTCTTCGTCTGGTGATGAATTCGCTCCCTTCCGAACTGTAA
- a CDS encoding glycosyl hydrolase 115 family protein, with the protein MKKICVKILSLAILSGWGASAAAQVRLAAPDAEGAIFPLTRGGTGAVLCYDPADYTVVSKAVSLLADDIQRVTGRRAPVRAVSEGRLPAECVIAGTVGHSRLIGRLAERGRLDTALLSGRWESYRVQVVENPLPGVRRALVVAGSDRRGTAYGLLSVSEAIGVSPWYWWADVPVVRRRELRLAVRPFVSKEPSVRYRGIFINDEDWGLLRWARGTFETDRGNIGPKTYAKVCELLLRLKGNYLCPAMHEASTAFNRIPENKMVADTFAIVMGSVHCEPLLFNNSSEWNRKTMGEWDYVGNGAMIDRVLRRRVEENHRYENVYTLALRGLHDKAMKGGADMKDRVKTLGDALASQRRILTEVTGLPAERIPQAFTPYKEVLDVYRAGLELPDDVTIIWPDDNYGYMKQLSSPRERRRSGRSGVYYHASYLGKPHDYLWLASTPPSLMYEELSKAYDATADRIWLLNAGDIKSCEFPVSLFLAMAYDMEDFSYERADSFGGRWLGTMFGDRYRDRLDDIVRSYYRLAFARKPEAMGWGYEWNSNKYPRERVTDTDFSFADYGEAESRLAEYARIAREAGRLMAELPGESRDAFYQLVYYPVKGAELMNRMHLSAQKNRWYAMQGRPAANALRDEVRRCHDSLQIITRGYNSLRGGKWNHVMSMVQGVTTSYFELPKNTETVTPAPQASLGLWVEGESVLRGMGSFRALPTFNKYTRRSYFFELFNRGDGPVHWRVEPSDDWIVCDTREGESAQARVTVRIDWDRVPVGDRVLGEIGVTAAGETQRILVSVFNPASPSTEEIRGLFVEDNGCVSIGAAGYHRKRENEHIRMRTIPGMGYEGVSVQLGDPLAPVQSPASSVAPCLEYDFYCFSRGSVDVYTYMLPTFPLTPEAGYAGHEATNVETRYGVTINDGALMRPSTSSFEYAQTWYENVLKNCRVNKTTLHVGKPGRNTVKIVCGDPGVVIQKIVLDFGGMKRSYLGPPPTPVAEN; encoded by the coding sequence ATGAAAAAGATTTGTGTAAAGATTCTGTCTCTGGCGATCCTGTCGGGCTGGGGCGCTTCCGCGGCTGCCCAGGTGCGGCTTGCTGCGCCGGATGCGGAAGGGGCGATTTTCCCGTTGACACGGGGAGGAACCGGAGCCGTGCTCTGTTACGATCCGGCCGATTACACCGTGGTGTCGAAAGCGGTTTCCCTGCTTGCGGACGATATTCAGCGGGTTACGGGCCGCAGGGCTCCCGTCCGGGCCGTTTCGGAAGGGCGTCTGCCTGCCGAGTGCGTGATTGCCGGGACGGTCGGGCACAGCCGGCTGATCGGGAGGCTGGCCGAACGGGGCAGACTGGATACGGCGCTCCTCTCGGGCCGTTGGGAGAGTTACCGGGTGCAGGTGGTCGAAAATCCCCTGCCCGGTGTGCGGCGGGCGCTGGTAGTGGCCGGCAGCGACCGCCGTGGTACGGCTTACGGCTTGCTCTCCGTATCGGAGGCGATCGGGGTCAGTCCGTGGTACTGGTGGGCCGACGTGCCCGTCGTCCGCCGCCGGGAACTCCGGCTGGCGGTTCGGCCGTTTGTGTCGAAAGAGCCGTCCGTGCGTTACCGGGGCATATTCATCAACGACGAGGATTGGGGTCTGCTCCGCTGGGCGCGCGGGACGTTCGAGACCGACCGGGGGAATATCGGGCCGAAGACCTATGCCAAAGTGTGCGAACTGCTGTTGCGGCTGAAGGGGAACTATCTCTGTCCGGCCATGCACGAGGCTTCGACGGCCTTCAACAGGATTCCCGAGAACAAGATGGTGGCCGATACCTTCGCCATCGTCATGGGGTCGGTACACTGCGAGCCGCTGTTGTTCAACAACTCCAGCGAATGGAACCGCAAGACGATGGGCGAGTGGGACTACGTGGGCAACGGGGCCATGATTGACCGTGTGCTGCGCCGGCGCGTGGAGGAGAACCACCGCTACGAAAACGTCTACACGCTGGCCCTGCGGGGTCTGCACGACAAGGCGATGAAAGGCGGGGCGGACATGAAGGACCGGGTGAAGACGCTGGGTGACGCGCTCGCTTCCCAGCGCCGCATCCTGACCGAAGTGACGGGGCTCCCTGCCGAACGGATTCCGCAGGCATTCACTCCCTACAAGGAGGTGCTGGATGTCTACCGGGCCGGGCTGGAGCTTCCCGACGACGTGACGATCATCTGGCCCGACGACAATTACGGCTACATGAAACAGCTCAGCAGCCCCCGCGAACGGAGACGTTCCGGGCGTTCGGGCGTCTATTACCACGCCTCCTACCTGGGTAAGCCGCACGACTATCTGTGGCTCGCTTCGACCCCTCCCTCGCTCATGTACGAGGAGCTGAGCAAGGCCTACGACGCTACGGCCGACCGTATCTGGCTGCTCAACGCGGGAGACATCAAATCGTGCGAGTTTCCCGTGAGCCTCTTTCTGGCCATGGCCTACGATATGGAAGATTTCAGCTACGAACGGGCTGATTCTTTCGGCGGACGGTGGCTCGGGACCATGTTCGGCGACCGCTATCGCGACCGGCTGGACGACATCGTGCGGAGCTATTACCGACTGGCTTTCGCCCGCAAACCCGAAGCGATGGGGTGGGGTTACGAATGGAACAGCAACAAGTATCCCCGGGAACGGGTGACCGACACCGACTTCTCTTTCGCGGATTACGGAGAGGCCGAATCCCGTCTCGCGGAATATGCCCGGATCGCCCGGGAGGCCGGACGCCTGATGGCGGAGCTGCCCGGTGAGAGCCGCGATGCCTTCTATCAGTTGGTCTACTATCCCGTCAAGGGTGCCGAACTGATGAACCGCATGCATCTTTCCGCCCAGAAAAACCGCTGGTATGCCATGCAGGGACGTCCTGCGGCCAATGCCCTGCGGGACGAGGTGAGACGTTGCCATGACAGCCTGCAGATCATTACCCGCGGATACAATTCGCTCCGCGGCGGAAAGTGGAACCATGTCATGTCGATGGTGCAGGGGGTGACGACCTCCTATTTCGAGCTGCCGAAAAACACGGAGACCGTGACACCTGCTCCGCAGGCTTCTCTCGGACTTTGGGTCGAGGGGGAAAGCGTGCTCCGTGGGATGGGGAGTTTCCGGGCCCTCCCGACATTCAACAAATATACGCGCCGCAGCTATTTCTTCGAACTGTTCAATCGTGGAGATGGTCCGGTGCATTGGAGAGTCGAACCGTCGGACGACTGGATCGTCTGCGATACCCGGGAAGGGGAGAGCGCCCAGGCCCGGGTGACGGTACGGATCGACTGGGACAGGGTTCCCGTGGGCGATCGTGTGCTGGGGGAAATCGGGGTGACGGCCGCAGGGGAGACCCAACGGATACTGGTTTCGGTGTTCAATCCTGCCTCCCCATCGACGGAGGAGATACGGGGGCTCTTCGTGGAAGACAACGGCTGTGTTTCGATCGGGGCCGCCGGATACCATCGCAAACGGGAGAACGAACACATCCGAATGAGGACGATCCCCGGCATGGGATACGAGGGAGTATCCGTGCAGCTGGGCGATCCGCTCGCTCCGGTGCAGAGCCCTGCCAGCAGCGTCGCTCCCTGTCTGGAGTACGATTTCTACTGTTTCAGCCGCGGTTCCGTGGATGTCTATACTTACATGTTGCCGACCTTCCCGCTGACGCCGGAAGCCGGGTATGCCGGCCACGAGGCGACCAACGTGGAGACGCGCTACGGCGTGACGATAAACGACGGCGCCCTGATGCGTCCCTCGACCTCTTCGTTCGAGTATGCCCAGACGTGGTACGAGAACGTGCTGAAGAACTGCCGCGTGAACAAGACCACCCTTCACGTCGGAAAGCCGGGGCGCAATACGGTGAAGATCGTCTGCGGCGACCCGGGTGTGGTGATACAGAAGATCGTGCTCGATTTCGGCGGCATGAAACGCTCCTATCTGGGACCCCCTCCCACTCCGGTCGCGGAGAACTGA
- a CDS encoding hybrid sensor histidine kinase/response regulator transcription factor: MKGLLATLFFTLSVCGTYAAADDNTPLRFRRHQVDDGLSENTVFCILQDREGYMWFGTKDGLNRFDGINYKIYRNTGKPGCLGNSFVRSMALSETGELWLGTDVGVWIMDMERETFRRFDLKSEAGSRLNREVHSICIDTKGRVWMGSNEGLFLYEPDSDRTVRFLPGNSPHTIPSSVVWKVFQDRGGSVWAGTREGLVKYDEATGTFTPVLDPQAKMVGDDEILSICEDANGFLWLGTWSGGLKKLDRGTRTFTSRFGHGSGNEISHIRTIFDFSSDHLLVGSDDGLYRVNKADWNVRRIDRADFVSGLSDKNVYSIYKDREDGIWIGTYFGGVNYLVRNNIDIYTRDPAGRALTGRAVSQFCEDAAGNLWIATEDGGLNYFNTRTNSFENHRVPHGISYHNLHALMLEENRLWIGTFSRGIDVCRLPGGPIRNYRHSDRDSSSVSDNCIFSIYRNPAGEIYVGTAVGLDRYDRKRDRFQRMLRVTTYVIDIREDTRGNLWVATCGSGLYRYDRKKGTWHHYLHEEGNEHSLAHNKATGLYIDSRDRLWVSTEGGGISVYDYAQDCFTTYSDRDGLANNVVYGILEDASGNLWFSTNRGINRFNPEDSTALLHYTQMDGLQSNEFNYRSSYRARDGKFYFGGINGFNAFRPDDLPFNETEPPVKIHSIRFLNDSDQTFEENIRRQLRTGTRITLPHNRSSFTVSFVALSYKAPARNEYAYMLEGADETWSYPTDHKSVTYVNLAPGDYTFRVKASNNNGVWNETGDSLQIEILPPFWQSGWAKLLYAALLAWIVFVIIRYYKYKYKKRSRVKMEEFRVIEERKSMESKLSFFTSIAHEIRTPVSLIKAPLEAVLSSGEGSEETRENLQIIERNSERLAELINQLLDFRKLDTDHYKLRYQAVSLYDFLKDLIAEFDTLAREREVSLIFEADPEARTTIISDRDALTKICTNLLSNAMKFAAGNITVRLKRTEGEAYTVTVADDGPGIPDAIKERVFEPFFQSDSNSGQGTGIGLSLARLMAEKLGGELTLGDNRPHGSLFTFTFRSLEKPQVRPADITEEKEETASDKPTILFVDDNEEIRRFIHNNFRPQYHLLTADGAESALKIMESHSVDLLILDIMMPGTDGLTLARSIRENPDYCHIPIILLSAKTGIETKVEGLESGADVFIEKPFSPAHLRAQIDSLLASRNRMYEAFSHTPVSLCGNLVKNNKDRDMLSRVNAEIEKHISDPEYNVDMLSEELGFSRSNLQRKLKGVCGMTPNDYLRTYRLKRAAELLSEGIYRVNEVCYLVGFNSPSYFAKCFAKQFGVLPKEYNKEQ; this comes from the coding sequence ATGAAAGGTCTTCTTGCGACCCTGTTTTTCACGCTTTCGGTCTGCGGGACGTATGCCGCGGCCGACGACAACACGCCGCTCCGTTTCCGCCGTCACCAGGTGGACGACGGACTTTCGGAGAACACCGTCTTCTGCATTCTCCAGGATCGGGAGGGATACATGTGGTTCGGCACCAAGGACGGGCTGAACCGTTTCGACGGCATCAACTACAAAATATACCGCAACACGGGCAAACCCGGCTGCCTCGGTAACAGTTTCGTCCGCAGCATGGCCCTCTCGGAGACGGGCGAACTATGGCTCGGCACCGACGTGGGGGTCTGGATCATGGACATGGAACGGGAGACGTTCCGCCGCTTCGACCTGAAAAGCGAGGCGGGTTCGCGGCTGAACCGGGAGGTGCACTCGATCTGCATCGACACGAAAGGCCGCGTATGGATGGGTTCCAACGAGGGACTGTTCCTCTACGAACCCGACAGCGACCGGACCGTGCGGTTCCTTCCCGGGAACAGTCCGCACACGATTCCCTCGTCGGTCGTCTGGAAGGTATTCCAGGACCGGGGCGGCTCCGTATGGGCCGGCACACGGGAAGGACTGGTCAAATACGACGAGGCGACAGGGACTTTCACACCCGTCCTCGACCCGCAGGCGAAAATGGTGGGCGACGACGAAATACTCTCCATCTGCGAGGACGCCAACGGCTTCCTCTGGCTGGGCACCTGGTCCGGCGGGCTGAAGAAACTGGACCGCGGCACCCGGACGTTCACGTCCCGGTTCGGTCACGGCAGCGGAAACGAAATATCCCATATCCGCACCATCTTCGACTTTTCGTCCGATCATCTGCTGGTCGGGTCGGACGACGGGCTCTACCGGGTGAACAAGGCCGACTGGAACGTCCGCCGCATCGACCGTGCGGACTTCGTCTCCGGCCTCAGCGACAAGAACGTGTACAGCATCTACAAGGACCGCGAGGACGGCATCTGGATCGGCACCTACTTCGGCGGGGTGAACTATCTGGTCCGGAACAACATCGACATCTACACGAGAGACCCTGCCGGACGGGCGCTCACCGGACGGGCCGTCAGCCAGTTCTGCGAAGACGCCGCGGGAAACCTCTGGATCGCCACCGAAGACGGAGGCCTCAACTATTTCAACACCCGGACCAATTCCTTCGAGAACCACCGGGTGCCGCACGGGATCAGTTACCACAACCTGCACGCCCTGATGCTCGAGGAAAACCGGTTGTGGATCGGCACCTTTTCGCGGGGAATCGACGTCTGCCGGCTGCCGGGCGGCCCGATCCGCAACTACCGGCACAGCGACCGCGACTCGTCGTCGGTGAGCGACAACTGCATCTTCTCCATCTACCGGAACCCGGCCGGGGAAATCTATGTGGGAACCGCCGTGGGGCTCGACCGCTACGACCGGAAGCGGGACCGTTTCCAACGGATGCTCCGCGTGACGACCTACGTGATCGACATCCGGGAAGATACCCGGGGCAATCTCTGGGTAGCCACCTGCGGCAGCGGCCTCTACCGTTACGACCGGAAAAAGGGAACATGGCACCACTATCTCCACGAGGAGGGGAACGAACATTCGCTCGCCCATAACAAGGCGACAGGTCTCTATATCGACAGCCGGGACAGGCTGTGGGTTTCGACCGAAGGGGGCGGCATTTCGGTGTACGACTACGCGCAGGACTGCTTCACCACCTATTCGGACAGGGACGGACTGGCCAACAACGTGGTGTACGGCATTCTGGAAGACGCCTCGGGCAATCTCTGGTTCAGCACCAACCGGGGGATCAACCGTTTCAATCCGGAAGACTCCACCGCCCTGCTCCACTACACCCAGATGGACGGTCTGCAAAGCAACGAGTTCAACTACCGCTCCAGTTACCGGGCCCGCGACGGGAAGTTCTATTTCGGAGGAATCAACGGGTTCAATGCCTTTCGGCCGGACGACCTGCCGTTCAACGAGACCGAGCCCCCGGTGAAAATCCACTCGATCCGGTTTCTGAACGACAGCGACCAGACGTTCGAAGAGAATATCCGTCGGCAGCTCCGAACCGGCACCCGAATCACGCTTCCACACAACCGCAGTTCGTTCACCGTGTCGTTCGTGGCGCTGAGCTACAAGGCCCCGGCCCGCAACGAATACGCCTACATGCTGGAGGGTGCCGACGAGACCTGGAGTTACCCCACCGACCACAAGAGCGTGACGTACGTCAACCTGGCGCCCGGCGACTACACGTTCCGTGTGAAGGCCTCTAACAACAACGGGGTTTGGAACGAGACGGGCGACTCCCTGCAGATCGAAATCCTGCCCCCGTTCTGGCAGAGCGGCTGGGCCAAATTGCTCTATGCGGCGCTGCTGGCGTGGATCGTCTTCGTCATCATCCGTTACTACAAGTACAAATACAAGAAACGTTCCCGGGTGAAGATGGAGGAGTTCCGCGTCATCGAAGAGAGAAAGAGCATGGAATCGAAACTCAGTTTCTTCACCTCGATCGCACACGAAATACGCACGCCCGTAAGCCTGATCAAGGCACCTCTGGAGGCCGTCCTCTCCTCCGGCGAAGGATCGGAGGAGACTCGGGAAAACCTCCAGATCATCGAACGCAACTCGGAACGGTTGGCCGAGCTGATCAACCAGCTGCTGGATTTCCGCAAACTGGACACCGACCACTACAAACTGCGCTACCAGGCCGTCTCCCTCTATGACTTTCTCAAGGATCTGATCGCCGAATTCGACACGCTGGCCCGGGAACGTGAGGTCTCGCTCATCTTCGAGGCCGATCCCGAGGCCCGCACCACGATCATATCGGACCGGGATGCGCTGACAAAAATCTGCACGAACCTGCTGAGCAACGCCATGAAGTTCGCCGCCGGCAACATCACGGTCCGGCTGAAACGGACGGAAGGCGAGGCTTATACAGTCACAGTGGCCGACGACGGACCGGGCATCCCCGACGCGATCAAGGAACGTGTGTTCGAACCCTTCTTCCAGTCCGATTCGAACTCCGGACAGGGCACGGGCATCGGGCTTTCGCTGGCCCGGCTGATGGCGGAAAAACTGGGAGGCGAACTTACTTTGGGGGACAACAGGCCCCACGGGAGCCTCTTCACGTTCACCTTCCGGTCGCTGGAAAAACCGCAGGTCCGGCCGGCCGACATCACCGAAGAAAAAGAGGAGACCGCATCCGACAAACCCACCATCCTGTTCGTGGACGACAACGAGGAGATCCGCAGGTTCATCCACAACAACTTCCGCCCGCAGTACCACCTGCTGACGGCGGACGGGGCCGAAAGCGCCCTGAAGATCATGGAAAGCCACAGCGTGGACCTGCTGATCCTCGACATCATGATGCCGGGCACGGACGGTCTCACGCTGGCCCGGAGCATCCGCGAGAACCCCGACTACTGCCACATCCCGATCATCCTCCTTTCGGCCAAGACGGGCATCGAAACCAAAGTGGAGGGACTGGAGAGCGGAGCCGACGTATTCATCGAGAAACCCTTCTCTCCGGCCCACCTGAGGGCCCAGATCGACAGCCTGCTGGCCAGCCGCAACCGGATGTACGAAGCCTTCTCGCACACGCCCGTCTCACTCTGCGGCAACCTGGTGAAAAACAACAAGGACAGGGACATGCTCTCGCGGGTCAACGCCGAGATCGAAAAGCACATCTCCGATCCGGAGTACAACGTGGACATGCTTTCGGAGGAGCTGGGATTCAGCCGTTCGAACCTGCAGCGCAAGCTGAAAGGGGTATGCGGCATGACCCCAAACGACTACCTGCGCACCTACCGGCTCAAACGGGCTGCGGAACTCCTTTCGGAAGGCATCTACCGGGTGAATGAAGTCTGCTATCTGGTCGGGTTCAACTCCCCCTCCTATTTTGCGAAATGCTTCGCAAAACAGTTCGGGGTGCTGCCCAAAGAGTACAACAAAGAGCAATAG